Genomic segment of Paenibacillus sp. FSL R5-0623:
CCACTCGCTTCCATCACTGCTAAGATAGTAGCGATAGTTGGATGCTTGAAACGTAAGGGCCATACCTTCATTTAATCCTTTGAGCATGGGTTCAAGTAATTCATGCAAAGGTATCGTATTAGGTAGCTCTATATCTGTCTTTTTACCAGTAGCATCAATAATTAAGGTCAATAATGTTCGATCCATGTGTTCTCCTCCTTACGGTTACATCGGGGTAGAAGCAGACATCTGCAGCCCTAGTGAAATTAGGTCTTTACTTGTACCAGGCAGCATCATAAGTGCACCCTTCTGAATCGAATATCCGGATTCCATCATCATTTCGCGATAGCTTTCAGGTACAACCGAAGACATTCGTTTTAATTTCTCCGAATAGGGATCCACCACGAAGGAATCCGGCATCATCCCTTTCCAAGCTCGTGTATCGCGAATCCGGCTAGTGGAAGCATCCTCTGTAATAAAAATATTTTCGACCAGCACTTGTCCATCAGGGACAGACATGGTTTTGATCCGTTCAACAATCGGTTCAGGATCTTCCCCTGTGTAAATGCCATCAGTCATATGACAGATCAGAGGGGCAGGACAGTGCTCCATGTTACGAAGCTCAGACTGAATAATCTTCTCCGCTTGTTTGAATGCCTTCGCCGTGTCTGTGAATCGTTTCGGGTATAGCGGTGGCAGACTTCCACGATTAGCAATACGATCAATAGATTTAACACCGTCTAGTAGATCGTATACTTCATCACTGTAGGCAAGAATCGCGATTCTATAACGAGGAGACACTTTTGATCCTTTCGTTGATCGGTAGACGATCTGGCGAATAATCGTCTGAAGTCCCTCGTTAACGATATCCATCCTCCGTTGCCCTTCAAGCTCAAGTGTCATTGAACCGCTAATATCAATTAAATAGATTAGTAGAGCGGGGGTGCTTCCCGTCGCATGTACTGAATAACTCATAGGAATAACCTCACATTTTCATACTCTGGATATAGAAAAAGCCAGGTAAGTTTACCTGGCTTCTTATGTAACTACTACTGTTGGTCTGCTTGTCTGAAGCGAGTTGAGATAGCTTTTAATTCTGTTCCTACTGCACGAAGCATTTCAACATAAACGGTCATGTTCTTCTTATCGGATTCAAATCTGTCATAGAATCCTTGGGAAGTCATACCTTCCCACTGGGAGCGCATGGATTCCATCAAGGAATTCAATTGCTGAGCCAACTGCTCGCTTTCTTGTGCTGCTTGGTCAAACTTCGATCCTGCGTTATCAATTTCTTCTGGTGTAATTAAAATCTTTGCCATTCTTATCTTCCCCTTTATACCATTTTTATAAATTTTACCCATTAACTATTGTATACAAAGAACTAGTGAATTGCCAAACATTTTTTGGGAAAAAAGACTCATATATGAGTCTTTTTTCCTTTAATGTCTGAGTTTACGACAAGAACTGCGTTTCTATTTATTTCTGCTACTTGTTCTTCAACCTGAGCAACCCCATTGGCAAATGCATGTACTGCTTTCACACTTACGAATTTCCGTTTAATATAGTAACCTTCTCCATCCGGCAATACTCGACTGCCTGAGACATAAGGAACTTTAATATTAAACAGCTCAGTATCTGTAGATTCAGCCGTACCCAACAACCAACCGATCTGACCAGATTTAATCTCTTTCATCCATTCATCATAATTCCGGTTAATCGCATTGGCTTGTCCAGAGACGATGATAAAGACTCCATGCTCTCGTCCATTACGG
This window contains:
- a CDS encoding EsaB/YukD family protein — translated: MDRTLLTLIIDATGKKTDIELPNTIPLHELLEPMLKGLNEGMALTFQASNYRYYLSSDGSEWNSMDLQQSLEDVKAMDGSYLRIEQVNSFSTI
- a CDS encoding vWA domain-containing protein: MSYSVHATGSTPALLIYLIDISGSMTLELEGQRRMDIVNEGLQTIIRQIVYRSTKGSKVSPRYRIAILAYSDEVYDLLDGVKSIDRIANRGSLPPLYPKRFTDTAKAFKQAEKIIQSELRNMEHCPAPLICHMTDGIYTGEDPEPIVERIKTMSVPDGQVLVENIFITEDASTSRIRDTRAWKGMMPDSFVVDPYSEKLKRMSSVVPESYREMMMESGYSIQKGALMMLPGTSKDLISLGLQMSASTPM
- a CDS encoding WXG100 family type VII secretion target; translated protein: MAKILITPEEIDNAGSKFDQAAQESEQLAQQLNSLMESMRSQWEGMTSQGFYDRFESDKKNMTVYVEMLRAVGTELKAISTRFRQADQQ